The DNA window CGTATCGTTATTGCCACAGCCCATCAGGCTGAGCGCCAGAGCGCTCACCACTCCACCCAAAATGAGCCCAAGCGGCCAGCGTTTCATGAAGGAAACACCTGTTTAAACGGCTTCACGCTGACCTGCGCATAAACCCCAGCGGCCACATAGGGATCAGCATCCGCCCAGTCCTGCGCGGCTTTGAGGCTGGCAAACTCGGCGACCACCAAGCTGCCGGTAAATCCCGCCTCGCCGGGGTCATTGCTATCGATGGCCGGATGTGGGCCGGCCAAGACCAACCGTCCCTCGTTTTGTAAAGCCTCCAGCCGCGCCAGATGCGCCGGGCGCACCGACTGGCGCAGTGGGAGGCTGTCAGCCACGTCTTGACTGATGATGGCGTATAGCATGAAGTGAATCCCTAACCATAAAACCCATGGAGGTCTCGTAGATTAGCGCAGCTAGGCGCTGGG is part of the Ectothiorhodosinus mongolicus genome and encodes:
- a CDS encoding YciI family protein yields the protein MLYAIISQDVADSLPLRQSVRPAHLARLEALQNEGRLVLAGPHPAIDSNDPGEAGFTGSLVVAEFASLKAAQDWADADPYVAAGVYAQVSVKPFKQVFPS